One window of Trifolium pratense cultivar HEN17-A07 linkage group LG5, ARS_RC_1.1, whole genome shotgun sequence genomic DNA carries:
- the LOC123884842 gene encoding glucan endo-1,3-beta-glucosidase 8-like produces the protein MEKIWFSRWVFMIMMMSKIFWYVEGLGVNWGTQATHPLKPDTVVQMLKDNGIEKVKLFDADEETMSALGGSGIEVMVAIPNNQLAEMVDYDRALQWVRKNVTSYNYKSGGVNIKYVAVGNEPFLKSYNNSFLNVTFPALQNIQNALNQVGLGDSIKATVPLNADVYESPDSNNAVPSAGIFRPDLSTLMTQIVTFLNKNNAPFTVNIYPFLSLYGNDNFPFDYAFFDGVTNPINDNGILYTNVFDANFDTLVSALKSIGFGDMPIFVGEVGWPTDGDKNANIQNALRFYNGLLPRLASNKGTPRRQGYIEVYLFGLIDEDAKSIEPGNFERHWGIFSFDGKPKFPMHVSSQNKLLVGARDMHYLDPKWCMFNANTNNLSKLADNINYACTFADCTPLGYGSSCNNLDANGNASYAFNMYYQVQNQNDLACNFEGLAMITTNNISTPTCDFIIQINPSSSSSLLPSFVAFLFFSILPMILLW, from the exons ATGGAGAAAATTTGGTTTTCAAGATGGGtttttatgattatgatgatgagtAAAATATTTTGGTATGTGGAAGGACTTGGTGTGAATTGGGGAACACAAGCAACACATCCATTGAAGCCAGACACAGTTGTTCAAATGTTGAAAGATAATGGAattgaaaaagttaaattatttgATGCTGATGAAGAAACTATGAGTGCACTTGGTGGGTCAGGAATTGAAGTAATGGTTGCTATACCTAATAATCAATTAGCTGAAATGGTTGATTATGATCGTGCTTTGCAATGGGTTAGAAAGAATGTTACTAGTTATAACTACAAATCAGGTGGAGTTAATATCAA GTATGTAGCAGTTGGAAATGAGCCATTTTTGAAATCCTACAACAATTCATTCTTGAATGTAACTTTCCCTGCCCTACAAAACATTCAAAATGCCCTTAACCAAGTTGGATTAGGTGACTCAATTAAGGCCACAGTACCTTTAAATGCAGATGTTTATGAATCTCCAGATTCAAACAATGCTGTTCCATCAGCTGGAATATTTAGGCCTGATTTAAGTACCCTTATGACACAAATTGTCACATTTTTGAACAAAAATAATGCACCATTCACAGTCAACATTTACCCTTTTTTAAGTCTTTATGGAAATGACAATTTTCCATTTGACTATGCATTTTTTGATGGAGTAACAAATCCTATAAATGACAATGGAATTTTATACACAAATGTTTTTGATGCAAATTTTGATACTTTAGTCTCAGCATTAAAATCAATTGGATTTGGTGACATGCCCATTTTTGTTGGTGAAGTGGGCTGGCCCACAGATGGTGACAAAAATGCAAATATTCAAAATGCATTAAGATTTTATAATGGTCTTTTACCTAGACTTGCCTCAAATAAAGGTACCCCTAGAAGACAAGGTTACAttgaagtttatttatttggattAATTGATGAAGATGCAAAATCTATTGAGCCAGGAAATTTTGAGAGACATTGGGGAATTTTTAGTTTTGATGGTAAACCTAAATTTCCAATGCATGTATcaagtcaaaataaattattagttGGTGCAAGAGATATGCATTATCTTGATCCAAAATGGTGCATGTTTAATGCTAATACTAATAATTTAAGCAAGCTTGCAGATAATATTAATTATGCTTGCACTTTTGCTGATTGCACCCCCCTTGGTTATGGATCTTCTTGCAACAATTTGGATGCTAATGGAAATGCTTCATATGCATTTAATATGTATTATCAAGTTCAAAATCAGAATGACTTGGCTTGCAATTTTGAAGGGTTGGCTATGATTACTACAAATAATATTTCAACTCCTACTTGTGATTTTATTATTCAAATTaatccttcttcatcttcttctttgttgCCTTCATTTGTTGCTTTCTTGTTTTTTAGTATACTACCTATGATTTTATTGTGGTAG
- the LOC123887217 gene encoding GATA transcription factor 9-like produces MDICNNVSVSGEFQQEFSSLDDLFATHNKEVDIGMEWLSVFVEECFSSKPSCVIAPSSSNVQIQTTTCTNTKPSNTMQKPQQQEQNQSYLQNFVVPGKARSKRKRLSAPRTKIWSHNSHLLSDAMSLDPPLLKQSYWLADSELIVPKRKTEQKVVAVARRDTSIYQKKKRVKLEIKIENSDDKNNCDDVDEHVPNARRCTHCLSQRTPQWRAGPLGPKTLCNACGVRYKSGRLLPEYRPAKSPTFVSYLHSNSHKKVLEMRMQSIN; encoded by the exons ATGGATATTTGCAACAATGTATCAGTTTCAGGAGAGTTTCAACAAGAGTTTTCTTCCCTTGATGACCTTTTTGCAACTCACAACAAG GAAGTGGATATTGGGATGGAGTGGCTATCAGTGTTTGTTGAAGAATGTTTTTCAAGCAAACCAAGTTGTGTCATAGCACCTTCTAGTTCTAatgttcaaattcaaacaacTACATGTACCAACACAAAACCTTCAAACACAATGCAAAAACCtcaacaacaagaacaaaatcAATCTTATTTACAAAATTTTGTTGTTCCTGGAAAAGCAAGAAGCAAAAGGAAAAGACTTTCAGCTCCTAGAACCAAAATTTGGTCACATAATTCACATCTTTTAAGTGATGCTATGTCTTTAGATCCACCTTTGTTGAAACAAAGTTATTGGTTAGCTGATAGTGAACTCATTGTTCCTAAAAGGAAAACCGAGCAAAAAGTCGTTGCAGTTGCACGCAGAGACACCTCGATTTACCAGAAGAAAAAAAGGGTAAAGCTTGAAATTAAGATTGAAAATAgtgatgataaaaataattgtgatgatgttgatgaacATGTTCCAAATGCAAGAAGGTGCACTCATTGTTTGTCTCAAAGGACCCCACAATGGAGGGCAGGACCATTGGGACCAAAGACATTATGCAATGCATGTGGTGTGAGGTACAAGTCTGGTAGGTTGTTGCCAGAGTATAGGCCAGCAAAGAGTCCTACTTTTGTTAGCTACTTGCATTCAAATTCACACAAGAAAGTTTTGGAGATGAGAATGCaatctattaattaa